The Daucus carota subsp. sativus chromosome 2, DH1 v3.0, whole genome shotgun sequence genome includes a window with the following:
- the LOC108208647 gene encoding uncharacterized protein LOC108208647 isoform X1, producing the protein MDLDTLFDAAMAGDADATAKLEMEADRLFKYDEETILHLQSVKGNTERVRFILREFPHKNLLTKLSKYNHSALHLAIYRGGHTEVAQVLIDAARHLPPPPPSDDDDNSVTSFQAFLRQGDKDMDTALHAAVKYGHLDIVKLLVEADPTDTHIQNDDGKTPMYIAVEKGLNDIADIISTTCTAPSLLGPRGSTVVRIKNLDQGKSQGGTTYKIMDRYAFYVAAIEGDDDAIHNLEMQADIFNGGEETILHGESENKYAERVRVILREFAKKNLLATLTAEKQTALHLAAINGHTDLAEILIDAARHLPSSDDDNTRDKPVTSFQAFLRQSDLNEDTALHKAVLKGHAPIVKLLVEADPSDTHIQNWSGETPMYIAVEKGLNDIAEIISTTCTAPSLLGPDCSSVVPNKNLDQAKSPGGTLYKIMDKDALYSAAIAGDDDAIAALEMHADKLNKYEETILHTESENGNTEHVQFILKEFAEKKLLVKLNKYKQTALHLASCEGHTEVAEILINTARQLLPPSLDDDNPVTTFQAFLWQADDKMETALHDAVRKGNVGLVKLLVEADPSHPHTQNSEGETPIYIAVERGYYDIAKMICTTSTAAPNLDAPAGRTTVLHILINNLDKAGAEEEATAVIKLIIKAVKHANKHGTSDERDQRLMQFFNRTDEKGRMILELAVEENHLDVVKLILAKNPVYGRRIWRMYPELMGIMPLIYRAMDNEKHDIVNLLTQTYQRGVQMMQFQKEVQTRESANVHQFISANVHQFISDMDRGNEEYVLSVLNNYDLKELVTFHDNLGWTALHHAVYYQHNLIIDKIIQAQKRYGHGFVYPDRIATPFHIAVQKGYMTTLQLLLKLWPATSLTFTGSDRKGQNILHLAALQSGKEMILCILKYCPEVCKEDFVNKKDDNGDTPLHLLIGRGCFIPEFCTYKGLDTRIENKKKWTPRDMLYFEDQIMEDQVQIKIILDGIQTDPIRDNKFSRSVVPSKRMRKDVIFNERAKLMIHEKYTAMKEDPDVIANCFADAIGGDPISKAALRMKADKLNKSGETILHVESKKGDIENVRFIVTEFANKNLLSKMDISEQTALHLAAQHGHTQVVEALIHAARLVPSSNDSNVQNSEGKTPIYIAAENGYKDIVKVICRDCKALVLDGPGGRTTALHALIQNIDRACTDYLTEGTEGESDVIRMMVDAAKRWSSVQDFEALFSRTDELGRTVLQIAVERKDVNAVRLILKEDPANQPGGEMKRNGLMRLICKAIDDECSDDIIKALSQTYKAGIKDHDPNDVLDLIRAIQELDKDSVLSLLGKAKKLVTFKEDNGWTPLHYAVYYEFDAILDALIKAQKDLEHPFDYENMEATPFYVAIERGYTSTLVRLMELWPDLSSDECSPYTLVTQDDQNILHMAIVARVGENRKAVATAADSRKEMVQMELWPALSSHECSPYTFVTQDGQNILHMSAVACAGENRKAVVVADAVDNRKAAADNRKEMVQSILKYCPNKYMDKILKQKDKNDDTPLHLLISHGCFIPGLIKHKGLNTMARNKRDFTPRDMLYVEDATVADQVHIKIALDEVLTSKSGWKLWGKRTEKKADIWRCNKTPPSKRKEKDVKFEGEKKILEKQRTKDRKTYKMRTNTQILVTALTTTVTFTVGFTMPGGLHQSGEVDEGLVVLSRKRAFTVFMVSDALALLMSTSSLFFYFLESMNEDIHQVSLLNASSTVLNILSISAMMVTFIAGTYVVLSDTPVLAIAICIIGSLFFLLILVLWIIKIVFDRYKRNKD; encoded by the exons ATGGATCTGGATACTCTGTTCGATGCTGCCATGGCCGGGGATGCTGATGCCACTGCCAAATTGGAGATGGAAGCTGATAGACTGTTCAAATATGATGAAGAAACTATCCTTCATCTGCAATCAGTGAAGGGAAATACAGAACGTGTGAGATTCATTTTGAGGGAATTTCCACACAAAAATCTTTTGACTAAGCTTAGTAAATATAATCATTCAGCACTTCACTTAGCTATATATCGAGGAGGACACACCGAAGTGGCTCAGGTCCTCATTGATGCAGCTCGCCATTtgcctcctcctcctccttcagatgatgatgataattcaGTGACTTCTTTTCAAGCTTTTCTCAGGCAAGGTGATAAAGATATGGACACGGCCTTACATGCAGCAGTCAAGTATGGTCACCTGGATATTGTTAAGCTACTAGTAGAGGCCGACCCGACTGATACACATATTCAAAATGATGACGGTAAAACACCCATGTACATAGCTGTGGAGAAAGGGCTCAACGATATAGCAGACATTATCTCTACAACTTGCACTGCACCATCTTTGCTGGGGCCTCGTGGTAGTACTGTGGTGCGTATTAAAAATCTGGACCAAG gtAAGAGCCAGGGGGGAACAACATACAAAATTATGGATAGATACGCTTTTTATGTGGCGGCCATTGAAGGAGATGATGATGCAATTCATAATTTGGAAATGCAAGCTGATATATTCAACGGAGGGGAAGAAACTATCCTTCACGGTGAATCTGAAAATAAATATGCAGAACGTGTGCGAGTTATTCTGAGGGAGtttgcaaaaaaaaatcttttggcTACGCTGACTGCAGAGAAACAAACTGCACTTCACTTGGCAGCAATAAATGGACACACTGACTTGGCTGAGATCCTCATCGATGCAGCTAGACATTTGCCTTCTTCAGATGATGATAATACTCGTGATAAACCAGTTACTTCTTTTCAAGCGTTTCTTAGGCAATCTGATCTGAATGAGGACACTGCCTTACATAAAGCAGTTTTGAAAGGGCACGCTCCTATTGTTAAGCTATTAGTAGAGGCGGATCCAAGTGATACACATATTCAAAATTGGTCTGGTGAAACACCAATGTACATAGCAGTGGAGAAAGGGTTGAATGATATAGCAGAGATCATCTCAACAACTTGCACTGCTCCATCTTTGCTGGGACCTGATTGTAGTAGTGTTGTGCCTAACAAGAATTTGGACCAAG CTAAAAGCCCTGGTGGAACCCTCTATAAAATTATGGACAAAGATGCTCTGTATTCAGCTGCCATTGCTGGAGATGATGATGCCATAGCTGCATTGGAGATGCATGCTGATAAACTGAACAAATACGAAGAAACTATTCTTCACACAGAATCCGAAAACGGAAATACAGAACACGTGCAATTTATATTAAAGGAGTTTGCTGAGAAAAAGCTTCTGGTCAAGCTTAACAAATATAAACAGACAGCACTTCACTTAGCATCGTGTGAAGGACATACAGAAGTGGCTGAGATCCTCATTAATACTGCTAGACAGTTGCTCCCTCCTTCTCTAGATGATGATAATCCAGTGACTACTTTTCAAGCTTTCCTTTGGCAAGCTGATGATAAAATGGAGACTGCCTTACATGATGCAGTTAGGAAGGGTAATGTGGGCCTTGTTAAGCTATTAGTGGAGGCGGATCCAAGTCATCCGCACACACAGAACAGTGAAGGTGAAACACCGATCTACATAGCTGTGGAAAGAGGGTATTACGATATAGCAAAGATGATCTGTACAACTTCCACCGCTGCTCCTAATTTGGATGCTCCTGCTGGTAGGACGACTGTTTTACATATTCTTATCAACAATCTCGACAAAG CAGGGGCAGAAGAAGAAGCAACCGCtgtaattaagttaatcattaAAGCAGTCAAACATGCAAATAAGCATGGGACCTCAGACGAGAGAGATCAAAGGTTAATGCAGTTCTTTAATAGGACTGATGAGAAGGGACGTATGATTTTAGAACTGGCAGTAGAGGAAAATCATCTGGACGTGGTTAAACTGATACTGGCAAAAAATCCAGTTTATGGCCGGCGCATATGGCGCATGTATCCTGAATTGATGGGTATCATGCCTTTAATTTACAGAGCCATGGATAACGAGAAACATGATATCGTCAATTTACTCACTCAAACATACCAAAGAGGAGTTCAAATGATGCAATTCCAAAAGGAGGTCCAAACCAGGGAGTCTGCCAATGTGCACCAATTCATATCTGCCAATGTGCACCAATTCATATCTGACATGGACAGGGGCAACGAAG AATATGTCCTCAGTGTGCTAAATAATTATGACCTCAAAGAGCTTGTAACATTTCATGACAATCTTGGATGGACAGCACTTCACCATGCAGTATATTATCAACATAATTTGATAATTGACAAGATAATACAAGCACAAAAGAGATATGGGCATGGATTTGTATATCCAGATAGGATAGCCACACCGTTCCATATAGCAGTCCAGAAAGGATATATGACTACTCTGCAACTTCTATTAAAGTTATGGCCAGCGACATCTTTGACATTTACTGGTAGTGATAGAAAGGGGCAGAATATACTACATTTGGCAGCATTGCAAAGTGGAAAAGAGATGATACTGtgcattttaaaatattgtccAGAAGTGTGCAAGGAGGACTTTGTAAACAAGAAGGATGATAATGGGGATACACCTCTTCACTTACTTATCGGTCGtggttgcttcattccagaattcTGTACATACAAAGGACTCGATACAAGGattgaaaataagaaaaaatggACTCCTCGTGACATGTTGTATTTTGAAGATCAAATTATGGAGGATCAG gtacaaatcaaaattatacTTGATGGTATCCAAACGGATCCTATACGGGATAATAAGTTCTCCCGTTCCGTGGTCCCAAGTAAACGAATGAGAAAAGATGTGATTTTTAATGAACGAGCAAAACTGATGATACATGAAAAGTATACAGCAATGAAAGAAGATCCTGATGTCATTGCCAATTGTTTTGCCGATGCCATTGGGGGAGATCCTATTTCCAAAGCTGCATTAAGGATGAAAGCTGATAAACTGAACAAATCAGGAGAAACTATCCTTCACGTTGAATCAAAGAAGGGAGATATAGAAAACGTGCGATTCATTGTGACTGAATTTGCAAACAAAAACCTTTTAAGCAAGATGGATATATCAGAACAAACTGCACTTCACCTTGCAGCACAACATGGACACACTCAAGTGGTTGAAGCTCTCATTCATGCCGCAAGACTTGTGCCTTCTTCGAATGATAGCAATGTTCAAAACAGTGAAGGCAAGACTCCAATCTACATAGCCGCAGAAAATGGTTACAAAGATATAGTAAAGGTGATCTGTAGGGATTGCAAAGCTCTGGTTTTAGATGGTCCGGGTGGTAGGACAACTGCTTTGCATGCTCTCATACAGAATATAGACCGAG CTTGTACTGATTACTTGACAGAAGGAACAGAAGGAGAGAGCGATGTGATTCGGATGATGGTTGATGCAGCCAAACGCTGGAGTAGTGTAcaggattttgaagcattattTAGTAGAACAGACGAGCTGGGAAGAACTGTCTTGCAAATTGCTGTGGAGAGAAAAGATGTGAACGCTGTTAGACTGATACTGAAGGAAGATCCCGCCAATCAACCTGGTGGTGAAATGAAAAGAAATGGTCTCATGCGTTTAATCTGCAAGGCCATTGATGACGAGTGTAGTGATGATATTATCAAAGCACTCTCTCAAACATACAAAGCTGGAATAAAGGACCATGATCCCAACGACGTGCTTGACTTAATTCGTGCTATTCAAGAGCTTGATAAAG aCTCTGTATTAAGTCTCTTGGGAAAGGCCAAAAAGCTTGTAACTTTTAAAGAGGATAATGGGTGGACACCACTTCACTACGCGGTGTATTACGAATTTGATGCCATACTTGATGCCCTAATAAAAGCACAAAAAGATTTGGAACACCCATTTGATTATGAAAATATGGAAGCAACTCCATTTTATGTAGCCATCGAACGTGGATATACTTCTACGTTGGTACGACTTATGGAATTATGGCCAGATTTGTCTTCTGATGAGTGCTCTCCATACACACTCGTTACTCAAGATGATCAAAATATACTACATATGGCAATTGTTGCTCGGGTTGGTGAAAATAGAAAAGCTGTTGCAACTGCTGCTGATAGTAGAAAAGAGATGGTACAAATGGAATTATGGCCAGCTTTGTCTTCTCATGAGTGCTCTCCATACACATTCGTAACTCAAGATGGTCAAAACATACTACATATGTCAGCTGTTGCTTGTGCTGGGGAAAATAGAAAAGCTGTTGTTGTTGCTGATGCTGTTGATAATCGAAAAGCTGCTGCTGATAACAGAAAAGAGATGGTACaaagtattttgaaatattgtcCGAATAAATACATGGACAAGATTTTGAAACAAAAGGATAAAAATGACGATACTCCTCTCCATCTACTTATCTCCCATGGTTGTTTTATTCCGGGACTGATAAAGCATAAAGGACTTAATACAATGGCAAGAAACAAGAGAGATTTTACTCCTCGGGACATGCTCTATGTTGAAGATGCTACTGTTGCCGATCAG GTGCATATTAAAATTGCCCTTGACGAGGTCCTGACTAGTAAATCAGGCTGGAAGCTTTGGGGTAAAAGAACAGAGAAGAAAGCGGATATTTGGAGATGTAATAAAACCCCCCCAAGTAAACGAAAGGAAAAGGATGTGAAATTTGAGGGAGAGAAGAAAATTTTAGAGAAACAGAGGACAAAGGAtcgaaaaacatataaaatgagGACCAACACCCAAATACTAGTTACTGCACTGACAACCACAGTAACTTTTACGGTAGGATTTACTATGCCCGGTGGTCTCCATCAAAGTGGAGAGGTTGACGAAGGACTAGTGGTTCTTTCCAGAAAGAGAGCTTTTACTGTATTCATGGTATCGGATGCACTAGCTCTACTCATGTCAACATCTTCATTGTTTTTCTACTTCCTTGAGTCGATGAATGAAGATATCCACCAAGTGTCACTGCTTAATGCTTCATCAACTGTGCTTAACATTCTTTCTATTTCGGCAATGATGGTGACTTTTATTGCAGGGACGTATGTGGTCTTATCCGACACACCAGTTCTTGCCATAGCCATTTGCATCATCGGTtctctcttctttcttcttaTTCTTGTTCTATGGATCATCAAGATAGTATTTGATCGTTACAAAAGAAATAAAGATTGA
- the LOC108208647 gene encoding uncharacterized protein LOC108208647 isoform X3: MDLDTLFDAAMAGDADATAKLEMEADRLFKYDEETILHLQSVKGNTERVRFILREFPHKNLLTKLSKYNHSALHLAIYRGGHTEVAQVLIDAARHLPPPPPSDDDDNSVTSFQAFLRQGDKDMDTALHAAVKYGHLDIVKLLVEADPTDTHIQNDDGKTPMYIAVEKGLNDIADIISTTCTAPSLLGPRGSTVVRIKNLDQGKSQGGTTYKIMDRYAFYVAAIEGDDDAIHNLEMQADIFNGGEETILHGESENKYAERVRVILREFAKKNLLATLTAEKQTALHLAAINGHTDLAEILIDAARHLPSSDDDNTRDKPVTSFQAFLRQSDLNEDTALHKAVLKGHAPIVKLLVEADPSDTHIQNWSGETPMYIAVEKGLNDIAEIISTTCTAPSLLGPDCSSVVPNKNLDQAKSPGGTLYKIMDKDALYSAAIAGDDDAIAALEMHADKLNKYEETILHTESENGNTEHVQFILKEFAEKKLLVKLNKYKQTALHLASCEGHTEVAEILINTARQLLPPSLDDDNPVTTFQAFLWQADDKMETALHDAVRKGNVGLVKLLVEADPSHPHTQNSEGETPIYIAVERGYYDIAKMICTTSTAAPNLDAPAGRTTVLHILINNLDKAGAEEEATAVIKLIIKAVKHANKHGTSDERDQRLMQFFNRTDEKGRMILELAVEENHLDVVKLILAKNPVYGRRIWRMYPELMGIMPLIYRAMDNEKHDIVNLLTQTYQRGVQMMQFQKEVQTRESANVHQFISANVHQFISDMDRGNEEYVLSVLNNYDLKELVTFHDNLGWTALHHAVYYQHNLIIDKIIQAQKRYGHGFVYPDRIATPFHIAVQKGYMTTLQLLLKLWPATSLTFTGSDRKGQNILHLAALQSGKEMILCILKYCPEVCKEDFVNKKDDNGDTPLHLLIGRGCFIPEFCTYKGLDTRIENKKKWTPRDMLYFEDQIMEDQVQIKIILDGIQTDPIRDNKFSRSVVPSKRMRKDVIFNERAKLMIHEKYTAMKEDPDVIANCFADAIGGDPISKAALRMKADKLNKSGETILHVESKKGDIENVRFIVTEFANKNLLSKMDISEQTALHLAAQHGHTQVVEALIHAARLVPSSNDSNVQNSEGKTPIYIAAENGYKDIVKVICRDCKALVLDGPGGRTTALHALIQNIDREGTEGESDVIRMMVDAAKRWSSVQDFEALFSRTDELGRTVLQIAVERKDVNAVRLILKEDPANQPGGEMKRNGLMRLICKAIDDECSDDIIKALSQTYKAGIKDHDPNDVLDLIRAIQELDKDSVLSLLGKAKKLVTFKEDNGWTPLHYAVYYEFDAILDALIKAQKDLEHPFDYENMEATPFYVAIERGYTSTLVRLMELWPDLSSDECSPYTLVTQDDQNILHMAIVARVGENRKAVATAADSRKEMVQMELWPALSSHECSPYTFVTQDGQNILHMSAVACAGENRKAVVVADAVDNRKAAADNRKEMVQSILKYCPNKYMDKILKQKDKNDDTPLHLLISHGCFIPGLIKHKGLNTMARNKRDFTPRDMLYVEDATVADQVHIKIALDEVLTSKSGWKLWGKRTEKKADIWRCNKTPPSKRKEKDVKFEGEKKILEKQRTKDRKTYKMRTNTQILVTALTTTVTFTVGFTMPGGLHQSGEVDEGLVVLSRKRAFTVFMVSDALALLMSTSSLFFYFLESMNEDIHQVSLLNASSTVLNILSISAMMVTFIAGTYVVLSDTPVLAIAICIIGSLFFLLILVLWIIKIVFDRYKRNKD, from the exons ATGGATCTGGATACTCTGTTCGATGCTGCCATGGCCGGGGATGCTGATGCCACTGCCAAATTGGAGATGGAAGCTGATAGACTGTTCAAATATGATGAAGAAACTATCCTTCATCTGCAATCAGTGAAGGGAAATACAGAACGTGTGAGATTCATTTTGAGGGAATTTCCACACAAAAATCTTTTGACTAAGCTTAGTAAATATAATCATTCAGCACTTCACTTAGCTATATATCGAGGAGGACACACCGAAGTGGCTCAGGTCCTCATTGATGCAGCTCGCCATTtgcctcctcctcctccttcagatgatgatgataattcaGTGACTTCTTTTCAAGCTTTTCTCAGGCAAGGTGATAAAGATATGGACACGGCCTTACATGCAGCAGTCAAGTATGGTCACCTGGATATTGTTAAGCTACTAGTAGAGGCCGACCCGACTGATACACATATTCAAAATGATGACGGTAAAACACCCATGTACATAGCTGTGGAGAAAGGGCTCAACGATATAGCAGACATTATCTCTACAACTTGCACTGCACCATCTTTGCTGGGGCCTCGTGGTAGTACTGTGGTGCGTATTAAAAATCTGGACCAAG gtAAGAGCCAGGGGGGAACAACATACAAAATTATGGATAGATACGCTTTTTATGTGGCGGCCATTGAAGGAGATGATGATGCAATTCATAATTTGGAAATGCAAGCTGATATATTCAACGGAGGGGAAGAAACTATCCTTCACGGTGAATCTGAAAATAAATATGCAGAACGTGTGCGAGTTATTCTGAGGGAGtttgcaaaaaaaaatcttttggcTACGCTGACTGCAGAGAAACAAACTGCACTTCACTTGGCAGCAATAAATGGACACACTGACTTGGCTGAGATCCTCATCGATGCAGCTAGACATTTGCCTTCTTCAGATGATGATAATACTCGTGATAAACCAGTTACTTCTTTTCAAGCGTTTCTTAGGCAATCTGATCTGAATGAGGACACTGCCTTACATAAAGCAGTTTTGAAAGGGCACGCTCCTATTGTTAAGCTATTAGTAGAGGCGGATCCAAGTGATACACATATTCAAAATTGGTCTGGTGAAACACCAATGTACATAGCAGTGGAGAAAGGGTTGAATGATATAGCAGAGATCATCTCAACAACTTGCACTGCTCCATCTTTGCTGGGACCTGATTGTAGTAGTGTTGTGCCTAACAAGAATTTGGACCAAG CTAAAAGCCCTGGTGGAACCCTCTATAAAATTATGGACAAAGATGCTCTGTATTCAGCTGCCATTGCTGGAGATGATGATGCCATAGCTGCATTGGAGATGCATGCTGATAAACTGAACAAATACGAAGAAACTATTCTTCACACAGAATCCGAAAACGGAAATACAGAACACGTGCAATTTATATTAAAGGAGTTTGCTGAGAAAAAGCTTCTGGTCAAGCTTAACAAATATAAACAGACAGCACTTCACTTAGCATCGTGTGAAGGACATACAGAAGTGGCTGAGATCCTCATTAATACTGCTAGACAGTTGCTCCCTCCTTCTCTAGATGATGATAATCCAGTGACTACTTTTCAAGCTTTCCTTTGGCAAGCTGATGATAAAATGGAGACTGCCTTACATGATGCAGTTAGGAAGGGTAATGTGGGCCTTGTTAAGCTATTAGTGGAGGCGGATCCAAGTCATCCGCACACACAGAACAGTGAAGGTGAAACACCGATCTACATAGCTGTGGAAAGAGGGTATTACGATATAGCAAAGATGATCTGTACAACTTCCACCGCTGCTCCTAATTTGGATGCTCCTGCTGGTAGGACGACTGTTTTACATATTCTTATCAACAATCTCGACAAAG CAGGGGCAGAAGAAGAAGCAACCGCtgtaattaagttaatcattaAAGCAGTCAAACATGCAAATAAGCATGGGACCTCAGACGAGAGAGATCAAAGGTTAATGCAGTTCTTTAATAGGACTGATGAGAAGGGACGTATGATTTTAGAACTGGCAGTAGAGGAAAATCATCTGGACGTGGTTAAACTGATACTGGCAAAAAATCCAGTTTATGGCCGGCGCATATGGCGCATGTATCCTGAATTGATGGGTATCATGCCTTTAATTTACAGAGCCATGGATAACGAGAAACATGATATCGTCAATTTACTCACTCAAACATACCAAAGAGGAGTTCAAATGATGCAATTCCAAAAGGAGGTCCAAACCAGGGAGTCTGCCAATGTGCACCAATTCATATCTGCCAATGTGCACCAATTCATATCTGACATGGACAGGGGCAACGAAG AATATGTCCTCAGTGTGCTAAATAATTATGACCTCAAAGAGCTTGTAACATTTCATGACAATCTTGGATGGACAGCACTTCACCATGCAGTATATTATCAACATAATTTGATAATTGACAAGATAATACAAGCACAAAAGAGATATGGGCATGGATTTGTATATCCAGATAGGATAGCCACACCGTTCCATATAGCAGTCCAGAAAGGATATATGACTACTCTGCAACTTCTATTAAAGTTATGGCCAGCGACATCTTTGACATTTACTGGTAGTGATAGAAAGGGGCAGAATATACTACATTTGGCAGCATTGCAAAGTGGAAAAGAGATGATACTGtgcattttaaaatattgtccAGAAGTGTGCAAGGAGGACTTTGTAAACAAGAAGGATGATAATGGGGATACACCTCTTCACTTACTTATCGGTCGtggttgcttcattccagaattcTGTACATACAAAGGACTCGATACAAGGattgaaaataagaaaaaatggACTCCTCGTGACATGTTGTATTTTGAAGATCAAATTATGGAGGATCAG gtacaaatcaaaattatacTTGATGGTATCCAAACGGATCCTATACGGGATAATAAGTTCTCCCGTTCCGTGGTCCCAAGTAAACGAATGAGAAAAGATGTGATTTTTAATGAACGAGCAAAACTGATGATACATGAAAAGTATACAGCAATGAAAGAAGATCCTGATGTCATTGCCAATTGTTTTGCCGATGCCATTGGGGGAGATCCTATTTCCAAAGCTGCATTAAGGATGAAAGCTGATAAACTGAACAAATCAGGAGAAACTATCCTTCACGTTGAATCAAAGAAGGGAGATATAGAAAACGTGCGATTCATTGTGACTGAATTTGCAAACAAAAACCTTTTAAGCAAGATGGATATATCAGAACAAACTGCACTTCACCTTGCAGCACAACATGGACACACTCAAGTGGTTGAAGCTCTCATTCATGCCGCAAGACTTGTGCCTTCTTCGAATGATAGCAATGTTCAAAACAGTGAAGGCAAGACTCCAATCTACATAGCCGCAGAAAATGGTTACAAAGATATAGTAAAGGTGATCTGTAGGGATTGCAAAGCTCTGGTTTTAGATGGTCCGGGTGGTAGGACAACTGCTTTGCATGCTCTCATACAGAATATAGACCGAG AAGGAACAGAAGGAGAGAGCGATGTGATTCGGATGATGGTTGATGCAGCCAAACGCTGGAGTAGTGTAcaggattttgaagcattattTAGTAGAACAGACGAGCTGGGAAGAACTGTCTTGCAAATTGCTGTGGAGAGAAAAGATGTGAACGCTGTTAGACTGATACTGAAGGAAGATCCCGCCAATCAACCTGGTGGTGAAATGAAAAGAAATGGTCTCATGCGTTTAATCTGCAAGGCCATTGATGACGAGTGTAGTGATGATATTATCAAAGCACTCTCTCAAACATACAAAGCTGGAATAAAGGACCATGATCCCAACGACGTGCTTGACTTAATTCGTGCTATTCAAGAGCTTGATAAAG aCTCTGTATTAAGTCTCTTGGGAAAGGCCAAAAAGCTTGTAACTTTTAAAGAGGATAATGGGTGGACACCACTTCACTACGCGGTGTATTACGAATTTGATGCCATACTTGATGCCCTAATAAAAGCACAAAAAGATTTGGAACACCCATTTGATTATGAAAATATGGAAGCAACTCCATTTTATGTAGCCATCGAACGTGGATATACTTCTACGTTGGTACGACTTATGGAATTATGGCCAGATTTGTCTTCTGATGAGTGCTCTCCATACACACTCGTTACTCAAGATGATCAAAATATACTACATATGGCAATTGTTGCTCGGGTTGGTGAAAATAGAAAAGCTGTTGCAACTGCTGCTGATAGTAGAAAAGAGATGGTACAAATGGAATTATGGCCAGCTTTGTCTTCTCATGAGTGCTCTCCATACACATTCGTAACTCAAGATGGTCAAAACATACTACATATGTCAGCTGTTGCTTGTGCTGGGGAAAATAGAAAAGCTGTTGTTGTTGCTGATGCTGTTGATAATCGAAAAGCTGCTGCTGATAACAGAAAAGAGATGGTACaaagtattttgaaatattgtcCGAATAAATACATGGACAAGATTTTGAAACAAAAGGATAAAAATGACGATACTCCTCTCCATCTACTTATCTCCCATGGTTGTTTTATTCCGGGACTGATAAAGCATAAAGGACTTAATACAATGGCAAGAAACAAGAGAGATTTTACTCCTCGGGACATGCTCTATGTTGAAGATGCTACTGTTGCCGATCAG GTGCATATTAAAATTGCCCTTGACGAGGTCCTGACTAGTAAATCAGGCTGGAAGCTTTGGGGTAAAAGAACAGAGAAGAAAGCGGATATTTGGAGATGTAATAAAACCCCCCCAAGTAAACGAAAGGAAAAGGATGTGAAATTTGAGGGAGAGAAGAAAATTTTAGAGAAACAGAGGACAAAGGAtcgaaaaacatataaaatgagGACCAACACCCAAATACTAGTTACTGCACTGACAACCACAGTAACTTTTACGGTAGGATTTACTATGCCCGGTGGTCTCCATCAAAGTGGAGAGGTTGACGAAGGACTAGTGGTTCTTTCCAGAAAGAGAGCTTTTACTGTATTCATGGTATCGGATGCACTAGCTCTACTCATGTCAACATCTTCATTGTTTTTCTACTTCCTTGAGTCGATGAATGAAGATATCCACCAAGTGTCACTGCTTAATGCTTCATCAACTGTGCTTAACATTCTTTCTATTTCGGCAATGATGGTGACTTTTATTGCAGGGACGTATGTGGTCTTATCCGACACACCAGTTCTTGCCATAGCCATTTGCATCATCGGTtctctcttctttcttcttaTTCTTGTTCTATGGATCATCAAGATAGTATTTGATCGTTACAAAAGAAATAAAGATTGA